AGGCCAAGAGGGCATCCTGCGCTGCCACCCGGACCTGGCGGGCCGCGAGCTGCAGCGGGGCACGCTCACCGCCGAGTCGCAGCGCGAGCAGAGAAGCGCGGGCCTGACGAGCCTGGGCGCGGACGAGCGGCTCCGGCTGGCGGAGCTCAACGCGCAGTACCGCGCGCGCTTCGGCTTCCCCTTCGTGCTCGCCGCGCGTCTGAGCGACCCGGCGGCGGTGCGGCGGGAGCTGGCGCGCCGGCTGCACCGTCCGCCCGCGCAGGAGTTGCGCACCGCCCTGGGCGAGGTGAAGAAGATCGGCCACCTGCGTCTCGCCGAG
Above is a window of Neomonachus schauinslandi chromosome 3, ASM220157v2, whole genome shotgun sequence DNA encoding:
- the URAD gene encoding putative 2-oxo-4-hydroxy-4-carboxy-5-ureidoimidazoline decarboxylase, whose product is MDIEKVNSMDFGEFVDVFGNVIERCPLIAAAVWSQRPFSNLEDLEKHFFAFIDALPQSGQEGILRCHPDLAGRELQRGTLTAESQREQRSAGLTSLGADERLRLAELNAQYRARFGFPFVLAARLSDPAAVRRELARRLHRPPAQELRTALGEVKKIGHLRLAELLGAHPATL